A window from Solanum stenotomum isolate F172 chromosome 7, ASM1918654v1, whole genome shotgun sequence encodes these proteins:
- the LOC125871620 gene encoding AT-rich interactive domain-containing protein 2-like: protein MTALGGVKKEGGSVTEEKGKLVFGRYSDAEMLALLKRLALDPCDSVTHQKAKPLWNQMLRVRDAMTLSDNDISWRKRKLQQFVKDQLRSPGLPAEAEKSNQKSASKLSRRHISHASSISCLLDSGKSAKSSGQKVFLSSHSARSSLTVADNVQEQLSSEFSLHNDATDFGRKGFSSLVDSDESANGSDLLSRVNRTPSVASLENLDDAVHNSSLFSVKGSRSRPLQLPRQSSRLLNFIGDHLQRFVIPVGPRFQADVPDWTVPADKDNSDYEASNSENSRWLGTRVWPTENEDLEVSSRVIGKGRPHTCSCRTPGTAVCVKRHISEERLILQRDLGPAFFSWKFDEMGEQVSKAWSSKEESTFESLVKRKPQLNGKKFLKQALKSLPHKTSKTIVNYYFNVFIPRQLSLQNRSSNKSVNISDDIADDINDMYMHKRSEGQKPEGVKSQYLRRLI, encoded by the exons ATGACTGCATTGGGGGGTGTGAAGAAGGAGGGAGGAAGTGTAACTGAAGAAAAAGGGAAGTTGGTGTTTGGGAGGTACTCTGATGCAGAAATGCTAGCTCTGCTGAAAAGACTTGCTCTGGATCCTTGTGATTCCGTAACACATCAGAAAGCAAAGCCATTATGGAATCAGATGCTAAGAGTGCGAGATGCGATGACTCTTTCTGATAATGACATTTCATGG AGGAAAAGAAAACTTCAACAATTTGTCAAAGATCAGTTAAGATCTCCTGGACTTCCAGCAGAAGCAGAAAAATCTAACCAGAAAAGTGCATCAAAACTAAGTAGAAGGCATATTTCTCATGCCTCCAGTATTTCATGCTTACTTGATTCAGGGAAGTCTGCAAAAAGTTCTGGTCAAAAGGTTTTCTTGAGTTCACACAGTGCACGTAGTTCACTAACAGTTGCAGACAATGTTCAAGAGCAGTTATCTTCAGAATTCTCCCTCCACAATGATGCAACAGATTTTGGTCGTAAAGGTTTCTCTTCCTTAGTTGATTCTGATGAGTCAGCAAATGGTTCAGACCTGTTGAGTCGTGTTAACCGGACTCCATCCGTCGCCTCCTTAGAAAACTTGGATGATGCAGTTCATAATTCAAGCTTGTTCTCTGTGAAAGGATCAAGAAGCAGACCTCTACAACTGCCTCGACAATCCTCCAGGTTGTTGAACTTCATTGGTGATCACCTTCAGAGATTTGTTATTCCAGTAGGTCCTCGTTTTCAAGCTGATGTTCCAGACTGGACTGTCCCAGCAGACAAGGATAACTCTGATTATGAAGCCAGTAACTCTGAAAATTCAAGATGGTTAGGCACCCGGGTTTGGCCTACTGAGAACGAAGATTTGGAAGTGTCTTCTAGAGTAATTGGAAAAGGCAGACCTCACACTTGCTCTTGTCGTACTCCGGGAACTGCTGTCTGTGTCAAACGCCACATTTCTGAGGAAAGGCTAATTCTTCAACGTGACCTTGGTCCTGCTTTCTTCAGTTGGAAATTTGATGAAATGGGGGAGCAAGTTTCTAAGGCATGGTCATCAAAGGAAGAATCGACCTTCGAGTCACTGGTCAAAAGGAAACCACAACTAAATGGAAAGAAATTTCTGAAGCAAGCATTAAAGTCATTACCGCATAAGACCAGTAAAACCATTGTCAACTATTACTTCAATGTTTTCATCCCCCGACAGCTGAGCTTACAGAATAGATCATCCAATAAGTCAGTCAATATTAGTGATGATATTGCTGATGACATTAATGACATGTACATGCACAAACGAAGTGAAGGGCAGAAACCTGAGGGTGTGAAAAGTCAATACCTACGTCGGCTAATTTAG